The nucleotide window AGGCGACGTATCTTGGCGGAGCCTTCATGGATTGGGCACGATTCCCTGTCATAGAGGTCGAAAGGCGCACCGATCCCGCAGGGTACATCGTCAGCTTCAGTGATGTCCGTTACGCGTATCCCGAGCGGCGTGGCATCCCACTCAGTTGCTACGTGCTCCTCGATCCAGAGTTAAGGCCGGTGAAAGAGGGTTTCTTCACGCGGAATTTCATCAAGAATCGCTTAGAACGAACGCCCGAACCGGATGAGCGGCAGCCATAATAGAATTTATCGGGTTACCCGATGTTCGATTCTTCGGTTGCGTCTTGACGTTCCCGCTTCCGCTTGCCACAATCATAGATTCGTGAGGTGAGCATGTTAGCTTACGTATTCGTCCTGCTTGCAATTGTCATCCGCTTCGCCATTCCGATGCATATTCTCGGATTGCCATTCCAATTCGTGCCGTTGGCCGCCTCGCTGCTGTTTTTCGGCGCCAAGATGCCGCGCAAGCAGTTCTGGATTCCACTGGTTCTGTTCGCCGCCTCCGATGTCATTCTGACGAAGTTCGTCTACCAGTATCCGTTCAAAGCCGATACGGCGGTCAGTTGGATCTGGTACGCCGCGGCACTGGCCCTCGGGATGATGCTGCGCAAGAATGACAAACTGGTGCGCGTTGCCGGAGCGTCGCTGATCGCCTCGATCTCGTTCTTCCTGATCAGCAACCTCGGCGTGTTCCTCGCCTGGAACATGTACCCGAAGACTTGGGCCGGCTTGGTGGAGTGCTATACGCTGGCGCTGCCGTTCTTCCGCAACACGCTGGTTTCCGACATGGTTTTCGCGCTGGCGTTCTTCAGCGTGCCAGTGGCGATCGAGTTACTGCACCGCAACGCCGCCCGCGAACGGGCGTAGACGACAACTGGTTTTTCACTGAAATCAGGCCGCCAATTTGGCGGCCTTGTGTTTCGCAAGTATGCCTGGCTCCCAGGTGTGCGCCCCTACGAAGCACCTTCTACTCAGTAGGAATCACTGAATGGGATTTCTTCTTGCGCAGCAGGTACCAGAGAATTCCAGCCACGAGTAACGCGACGAAAGTCCCCAGCACCAGCGATCCGTGTCGCGCCACCAAGGATTCCATGAGTTGAATTACCTGCGGCCCAAATTCGATGACGAGTACAGCCAAAATGGCGAAGCGCAACAGCCTGCCGGTGAAAACCGCCAGCATGAAGTGTGCCCAATTCATCTCCGCTACCCCGGCGGAGAAGACAAAGAGCTTGAAAGGAAATCCAGGGGGCATCATGGCCGGAATAATCAGCGCCAGTTCTCCGTACTTCTCGGAGAGACGGTGCACCCGATTGAACCGTTCCTGCCCAACCTTCTTCACGACGAAGGCCTCGCCGCCTTTATAGCCAATCACATAGGGAACAAGGCTTCCGACCGCCGAACCTACAGCCGCCAGTAAAACGTAGATCACCGCTCGCCGCGGATCTGCATGAACGAAGACGGCGACGATGGGGTCCATCGGGACACCGAAAAATGAGGCATCGATCGCCGCGATAAGGAAGACCCCGAAGGGCCCCAGCGGCAGCAGCAGGCCCTGGATATACGCCTGATATTTTGTGAAAAAGATTTTAAGCGCCTTCACGAATCGCGTGGTCTTGGGCGGTAGGATTTCGGCGCC belongs to Terriglobia bacterium and includes:
- a CDS encoding DUF6580 family putative transport protein gives rise to the protein MLAYVFVLLAIVIRFAIPMHILGLPFQFVPLAASLLFFGAKMPRKQFWIPLVLFAASDVILTKFVYQYPFKADTAVSWIWYAAALALGMMLRKNDKLVRVAGASLIASISFFLISNLGVFLAWNMYPKTWAGLVECYTLALPFFRNTLVSDMVFALAFFSVPVAIELLHRNAARERA
- a CDS encoding VTT domain-containing protein: MKALKIFFTKYQAYIQGLLLPLGPFGVFLIAAIDASFFGVPMDPIVAVFVHADPRRAVIYVLLAAVGSAVGSLVPYVIGYKGGEAFVVKKVGQERFNRVHRLSEKYGELALIIPAMMPPGFPFKLFVFSAGVAEMNWAHFMLAVFTGRLLRFAILAVLVIEFGPQVIQLMESLVARHGSLVLGTFVALLVAGILWYLLRKKKSHSVIPTE